The sequence CAAAACGTCCCTGTGATTCTTTCAGTATTTTATAAACATACTTCTCTGATTCCATCTCCACACATTGCTTTTACAGTCCACAACTTCTCTGTCTTCATGGCTTTCATACCAAACTATCCACACCATGTGGTCCCCTCCGTTTTGAAAGAAGCTGGTGAGAGTTATATACAGATAGAGCGTAATGTTGTTTTATTAGTGCGTCTGGTGGTGGTTGCTTCATTCGGGACGAGGCTCTCCGTGGACCCTGAAGCGGTATAAGCATGTGTATTCTGGATGACCCCAGTTAGACAGAACCCGCACCTCAATGATCTGGAAGGCCTTGTCGTTTTtctcctgaaaaataaaacaaagatttagataaaaaataatgataaattcTGATTTTTTAACGTTTAAAAGGTTATAATGTTGCTTTTAAAGTTACCTTAACAGAGAAGAACTGCAAAGACTCGCCATCCTCTTCATATGTGTAGTGTCCAAGCAATGTTCCTTCTTCTTGGTACTCATCATCCAGACCCTAAAGAAAACAACGtaaaaaacaagtcaaaacaAGACACAAGTGCTTCTATTTGATTATTTACAACCTTTCTAGGCGTTGGGTCAGTGTTTCTTACAAAGACAGTGAAGTTGCGTGGAGCACTGGTGATGTTTCCTGTTGGAGAGAGGGCCTTAGGAATGTGCTCCAAACAGAAGGATGTGGGCAGGATCCTCAGGGACAGCCTGATCACCAGATAACCTTGAGAGCCTTTAAATGCCCAACAGTTACCAGGATACACATCGGGCTGATGGAAAGGAAGCAAACaggattatttttaaaaacaaaagttagtAATTTAACAGTTATCGGTCGATTTATGCAcgcttctgtttttttatgattaaaacattttctttctctggATATCTGAAGGTGGGGCTCACCTGGATGACAACACGTGGAGACTGGGAGAAGTACCAGAGTGGCAGGCCAAACAAACTCATGAGGGCCGTCTTTGTTTCATATGTCTCAGAGCAGCGAGTGCTGAGGATGCTACCAcctgattaaacaaagaaaggtACGAAGGTAATAGGTCTCCCTACATTCCCCTTAGTGAGTGCAATCATAAATGAGTACAGAGAATGGATGTATGGATAACCAAAGAACAATGTTGAAGTGCCCAGCCCAACCAAGAAAGTTAATATCACAAACAGGCTGACAGACAGCAGGTTTAATACCCTGCAGACCTCGAGCCTGCTAATGCTTTGTCCTCGTTACGTAATACATACGGAACACAAAAATGCCAGACTGCTAATCCCTTTAAACCACACCAGAGTTAACTACTGACCTGGATACAGGCTCAGGATGGACAGGTTTCCTTCTTACCTCCAGACTCCAGGGCGTAGTCCACCTGACCCGTCCGGTCTTGGGAGTAAAGCTTCAGGGCGTTCTgaacaatcagtttcacatgctgttttccaaatgacagaaaaaaacacattttaattgtttttaatacattttgtggCAAAGATGTGAATCATTAACAGCAGAAGGTATAAATGCATTACCTCCTCAGACAGGCCCTCAGTTGAAGAAGTGTGCTGGACCGCCCCTTTTACCGTCTGAACGATGCTTCTGGTTCTGGACTCGGCCTCGTCCAGAGTCTGGGCTTGACTGTGCTCCAGCTGCAGCGATATGTTCTTCAGGATGCTCAGCTCGATGGAGGCCAGCGCCGCCTGCAGGTCAGGGGTGCTCACATAGCGCTGTGACAGCCAGTGGATCAGAGACTGGGGGATCTCCCCCTGCTCTGCTGATGCACCACTGCCGAAAAACAGAGCCTGCAGCTCTTTCCGCAACTGCGAGGACACTTGATTCGATATCTAAATAGGggcattttgaaataaaaatagcagGAAATACTTTATGTGAAGTTTGGGCAATTTAGGAGCATTGCTGATTGGATGGGAAGTTTGTGTTACTTACAGTCTCCTGCAGTGAATCCAGCTGCTCACATTTGCCCTTACATCCTGCAACACCCTGCAGGTCTACCCTGATTTTACTCAGCTCTGCTTCAAGTCTCTGCACCTCCAGCAGCAGAGCATCATGGTCCTCCTGCTTCACACCCACACTGATAAAAGGATAGAAACTACATGTTATACACTTAGACACCATAAAATGCAACatgtaaaataagaaaaaagctGTTCTCATGTTAAGTTTGcagatttaatttctctttgcctCAGTACCTGCTAGGAGCTGTGACTGCAGCCTCTTTCTCTTGTTCCTTCGTCTCGTCCTCATACTGCTGTTGCTTCTGCTGCATCTCCTATTATACACAcatgaaaaatctattttaatcaTTGCTTTCAGTAAATGTTAACTAATCTCCATCACTTGTCATAATGTGGCCTTGAGGCAAACCTCAGTCTTTGTTGCCAAAGCCTTGAGCAGAAGCTCCAAATCAGACAGGCGTGTTGCCTGACTTTCCTGTTGTTGTTTCTGCTGCTCTGAACTCTGCAAAGGAAACAAATTAAAACGTTATTTTCCCAACCTCTGGTAAGTTTGCCTATCCCACGGTCAGGATCAAATGGTAATGATCATCAAGACCTACTTGCGCTCTGTTTGTGCTCTCCTGTTCCAGCTCTCCTCGCAGCACACCCAGTCGCTGCTCCATCAGAGAGGACACCCACACTTGAAAGCTCTCCCTCTCGTTCTGACTTTGGAGCTGCTCTCTGAGGGAACCGTAGAGACCCAGAATATCACTGTGACGCTGATCCTGCTTCTGGTCTCTCTGCTGGACTTTCTCCCACAACAACGCCAACTGTTGCTCGACACGTTCGAGACGCTCCAGGTCCACACCACTGTGGACAGTCAGTGGAGGAAGGATTGGCTGAGAAGGAATAGAGTGAAGttcattaaaaatgaatatatatattcaatCTGAAGTCTAACTCAAAGTCAGCCTTGGATGAAGTTACTAATCATACACCATACAACTTAAACGTTCTGTTATATTACAACCCTGAactcaaactttaaaaaacttTATAAACTCAATTaaattgtggcatgcatttgtatttatccccctttactctgatgcccctaaataaaatgcagtgcattAAATTACACTAAACTGAAGTCTCATTATAAGTAAATAAAGTCTGCCAgcgtgtaatttattctcagttaaattatgctgttctgtgaaggcctcagagaacaaacagcttcatgaagacgGAGGAAGGGTTAGAATATAACACAATATAAAACAAGGAATGTCAGAGACATTAAGGGAGCTGAGTACAAAGGCACACATtttatacttttgtttttttttatttgaaagccATTTATGGATTTATTTCCACTTTACAAATTATGCACCAATttcttataaaaaaataataataataataaaatactgaTGTTTGCGGTTGCAAGAAGGTTTAATAGGGTATGGAAGTTTTGTGAAGTACCGTACTACCACAGGCTGCTACTCACTGTTGCTTGGGAGACAGGAGAGACATGAGCCTGCTCCATGGGAGTCTCTGTTGCAGGGACAGCAGCGGGAACGGCAGCCAAGTCAGAGAAGAAGGCGAATCTAGATGTAGAACGCCACTCGGTGAGGTTTATGGCTGGTAGGTAGGCAAGCAGGGCAGCAGTGGATGGAAACCACCACCATAAAACTGCAGGTGGACAAAAGAACGTGAGTTTAAACCTTACTCAAGAGACAGCAATATTTATCTGTTTGGTTAAATAGTATTTCACCATTTTAGGAAATTTATATTATATCCTAAATTTAGAATATCTACATTTAGAGTGAAACTGACATTGCAGACACACAAATtggttttatatgtttttgaatcataaacactaaaaaaaaacatttctcaacCTTTAAAAGGGGATAACCTAAATGTTAATGCTTAATAAAAGAGATGGCTTATTTTAAATGCAGCAGGATTGAGCAGAAAATGATGAACTCTTTGAGAATCTCTGAACTACAGTGAAGACTCTGAAATGTTGACCTGAAACTGCAGCTACATTTACAGCAGACTCTAGAGACCCGTGCTGGTTCTGATATCCACATATCTTTCTCTGTGTGTGCTGACTACAGTAAACTGGTTCCATCTGTTTAAAAACGGGGGCGGTTTACTCACGCAGAAGTAGTAAAAGAGGCAAAAGCAGCAACAGGAGCTTCCAGAGTTTGGGAACGCATCTGAAACACAGAATTTTACAACCAGTTAAaagaactgaattgaaaagagaaaaatttagatcagaaaatgtttaacttttatttacgTAAAATGAAGTTATGTACagatttaaaatactttaatgtATCTATAAACAAACAAGTTAGTTTTTCTATGTTTAACACTTTATAAACTAAAACTCATAATAATATAATTCAAATGTCTtgacttttatttattgctagtattaaaataacaaatgtgCATGATTCATTCACTGTTATCAGAGGTAAGAACTCTTACCGAGTCAGAAAGAAGACATTGAGGAGAGACATGATGGACACCAGTTGGTACCATCCTCTTGCAAGAAACCACAGCAGTCCCTTTCCTGCTTTTactaataaatacaaataaaataacagaaaatattcaaataatcAAACAAAAGAGGGCgagaataaacatttatttaaaattacaaaaactcgAAACCTACCTGGGGCTGCTAGGATCATCCAGAAGAATGATAGAAGCCTCTGTGCTGCTGTGGTAACTCCTGAACCTATAGCTTTACCAGCTCCAAGCACACAGTGACTGGGCTGCAGCAGGCAGGAACCTGCCAGACAAAGTGAATGAGGTTCACCAATTACATCAATTTAACTTACAAATGACCTACAACAACAACAtgcatgtaaaaatatatttgtaatgGAAGGATTAGGATTAATAAAATGATGCAGCTTCAGTTAACCTGCATAAGCTAGGATGCTCCACAGCACCCCCACCAAGCGCCATGACCTAGAGGTCTGTGTAAGGACGACAGTGCGAGACTCAGAGTACTGCTTGCCTTTACAGTCGTCACCTGTGTGTCCAAAACGATGGACAGCAGACAAGCAGaaggcaaaaaggaaaataagctGCATGATTATAGACATGTATTCTGCAATATTTAAATATGAATGAACATCAAGCAAATTATTGCAAATTATACAATGACACAAGCTGCGAAGCTCCattgaaaactaaacaaaaatatccaAACAACAGCTTTCTAAATTTCtctgaaaaacatttgtttttgtcaaattAACTTGGTGTcaaatgatttaaaagaaaCACTGGTTTGGTTCATCATCTGATCAACTGGACTTAATGTCTGACACAAGTCCTTTCTTTAGGTTATCAACCTGTTAACTTTGATATTTCACTTCCTGAGATCCTTTGTGTTGAGTTTCTGTATCTGTTATTGTTCTCAGATGCCACAATAGAATTCAAATTTACCACTTTAACATTTCCTTACctaaaagttctaaaataagAATTTTTTAATTTAGCGTGATCAGTCCCCAGTGACAACTACTCAAGGCTGTGTTGGGTTCTTTGTTCAAGACAAAGACAGAACCGAACTCTCAGCAAGCTTTGGTCTATCAAAGAAGCAGAACCTGACCGATTCAGAACCAGGACCAATCCCCCTGTTTGGAAGGTGGttgtgttaaatgtttgtaaCATCCACTActtaaagctttttatttttgatcaaCACTTTTTAAATCCATGTTCAGGTTTTTAGCATCATGGACGCATCTCTTCAGTACCTTTTTCTAAACACGCCTATCAGTTCTGAATCCACAATCAGGAGCCTCCTGACATCAGAACTCAGTGAAGAGCAGCATATGCTGGACCAAACATAAGTGTCTTCTACTATCTGGTTGCTGGCGGTCTGGTGCCTAGGGCTGATAGATTATCCTGGTTCATAACTTTGCGCTTCCATAGTTTTTTTCCCGTCATAAAAGTCCAAATTAGACAATTAAAATAACCTTCCACTTGACATCTGAGGTTCAGATTCATGATCAAAGTTTTTACTCAGCCTTTGTCTTTTGAAAAAGTCTTCCTAATTTGTTTACCTTATTCTCTTTAGTGGTCAGTTCAACAGTAGCGAGGAGACATTAATtgaattaatattaaatttgattttctCCCTATACaaactttagttttaaaacGATTTATCTGATTTCATCGGTTTCTTTTCTTCTCATGTATTAATTTGCAAGCATTACATATATCAGTAATCACAGCGTATGTTAAAGTTTCAAatgatgcttttaaaaaaaaaaaaaaaaaaaaaaaatatgagctGGCTACACTTCCTGCAGGTCATGAAGTTCGACATGCTGCCAAGACGTTAAAGCAGTTCACACAACCTCTGCCCGCTGATCCTGACACGGGGCACGCATATCATTGACTTTGTCAATCAAAGATGCACATGAGGAACCCAACACAAAGCGAAAAAGAGAACATGTGTTGTGTGTGCTTACACAGGGAACCATTGAGATTAAGATGTGATGCATCTTCGGTCACCAGGTCCTTCACGTTCATGCTTCCACAGAAGCTTGAGTGACCTGCAACACACCAATAACGAAAGGTTTCATGCGAGAACATCATGGCAAAAAATCAAGGAGAAGATGAGAAAAACATCATGAGACCATCTTTTTGTGGAGGAAATGTATCTCTTACTGAGAAGAATGAAAGTAAAGAAACAACAGACGCATGAAATCAGTGAAGAGAATACACAGAAGAACCTGCAAGAAataggaataaaaaataaagtagtgAAACTGAACCATCAGAGCAAATACATCTGCCTCTgtggaaaaaatataattaggGAATAAACTGGGTAGAAACATGaccttttatttgttgaaaCTACAGCCTTTTAGCTATGGTCAGCACATTTGAGGCCTTCTTTTAAGTTCTCCTTAAAAGGGTCAATTGAGTGCATATCTGCTCTCACAAACTCATTTAACAAAATGAAGAAGTACAATACCTGTGACGGTGTTGTCTGAAGTACTGATATAATGACATAGCTATTTATTTCGTTTTTAGTATCCTTCCCCTTTCAGAAATAGAAGAAAGTGTGAAAGTGAAAGATGTGTCGATTAGGAAAGAGAGATAGGAAGATGATGACAATTTCAAAGGCCCACCCACATTGTGAGAAACCATGCATCTCTATCTCCTGAGGAGGCCTCTATTTCGGCTaacaaaacagtaaatgttTAGAAAGGAGAGAAAGTTCATTAAAGgaagagcagcagcagaagtCCGGAGCGGTGATTTTTAACCATTCTCCAGTGAAGCAACAGCAGATACCTTGTTCTTCAAAGCTATAAACCTTGGAGCCCATCATCCTGTGGAGAACAGTCTGCTTAAACAGCCAAAGTTTGGACAAACTCGAGGACCACGCTTGTCTCAAGGAGTCCGAGAACGAGGCTTGGACACCTGTTGACACGTCCGTTgacatccctgtccacacaagCATCGTTATTCAAGACGGAAACTTGATTCACGATCAGAGACAAAAACAGTGCCTTGCACCTTGATTCAATGTTTGTCACATGTTGgttatgtttttcttaattCAATCAGTGTTTCCCATCACTCTGACCATCTTCCCATCTTTCGATGGATTTCTTGCCAGGTTAGTCTTGGCCTGGTACTCTCCAAAATGTTCAACCAAACTCTGCTTCTCCAAAACAATTCCTGACCTttgtgctgtgttccttggtcttcatgatgctgtttgtacactaatgttttctaacaaagctctgaggctttcacagaacaactggaaATAGTGATGTTTAATTACACAGGTATGGAAACTTTCTACCAATTAGGTTAATGGTGAAGGTAactggttgcactagattttatttatttagaataaagGGGGCTGGTAAATACAGGCAACAATTTCAATTTCAAATGTATATTTGTAAAGATCCTCACAATGAGGACATGGTTTAGCATCACAATGATGCTCTACTTACTGTCCATCTATAAACacaaaactttaataaaatacattgaagatttGACAGCATGTTGTGGTTCTAGGTGTaagaatacttttacaaagaactgtggaaaaaattaaaaatacattatcaAGAAGATAAAGAAGTGATGTTACTGACAGAAATCCACAAAAACAAATCCAGACAGTGGAAAAATGTGAACGTAAGTATGATGAAATAACTGAAGAGCTACATGAATCAAGAATAAGAGCAGATGATCAGAGAGTAAAGGATTAATGGGTAAATGATCAACAAAGATTCAGAATACCTTTTCCTCCTGAAAACCTTGTCCTTGTACCCAGCCAGACCAAACTGCTGTAGAGAACTGAGACTAAGGACACAATGGGGGCCAGGGCTTTTTTGCTGTAGCGCATGCATGAGTTAGATACTGACATCAGGACACCTGGAGAGAGACATCATTAATGGTTAACATTCATAGCTTTGAGATGCTCATTCTGGCCTTGAATCTTCTAGTTCAAAAAGTTTAACATACAATTTCCCAgcagtgaaaaagtattttctcacCCGTCTTGTTCCTTTGACTCCTGtctctggtataaatacttgtGTAAGGTGAAGATACAGAAGAGAGGGCATCAGTGGAAGATTCTGCTGCTTGGCAGGATGATAATGATGCTGATAATGATGACGATGATGACTGTGTGACATGGGAGGTCTTTTTCTGAGTGTGAAACGAGCAATCTTTGCAGATGTAACCATTAGGCAGCGAGGCGCCGGACTTCGAAATGCTGGCGTCTCCATTGATGTTTGATGAGCTGTGGCTGGAGCGCTGCCCTGGAAGAGGACGGCCAAACGACAACAAGATTGAACTTTTACTGCCAATTGCAGCTTTTCTGAGGAAATAAGGCAGAGCTTTCAAAATTCTTTGTGACCATCTCTGTAGTTTATTAAACTCACCCCACTGTCCATCCACAGTAGTTGTAGTGGTGGTTGTGGTTACTCTGCGTTGCCTCAGGTGAGACTGCTCATGAGCCGATGCGAGCTGTGAGACGTCTGATGCTCTGACACTTTCATGAGTTGTTCTGCTGCTGTCCATCGGGGTACTGGCAGCGGAGAAGGACAGGGTCTGTCTCGGTGTCGCAATTTGGCTCAAAGACAAAGACATAGAGCTGGACATGGACTGCTGCTTTCTACTTTGCGGCGTCCTAGAAAAgcgaaaagcaaa is a genomic window of Girardinichthys multiradiatus isolate DD_20200921_A chromosome X, DD_fGirMul_XY1, whole genome shotgun sequence containing:
- the LOC124863368 gene encoding SUN domain-containing protein 1-like isoform X1; amino-acid sequence: MSSSMSLSLSQIATPRQTLSFSAASTPMDSSRTTHESVRASDVSQLASAHEQSHLRQRRVTTTTTTTTVDGQWGQRSSHSSSNINGDASISKSGASLPNGYICKDCSFHTQKKTSHVTQSSSSSLSASLSSCQAAESSTDALSSVSSPYTSIYTRDRSQRNKTGVLMSVSNSCMRYSKKALAPIVSLVSVLYSSLVWLGTRTRFSGGKGMSTDVSTGVQASFSDSLRQAWSSSLSKLWLFKQTVLHRMMGSKVYSFEEQGHSSFCGSMNVKDLVTEDASHLNLNGSLCDDCKGKQYSESRTVVLTQTSRSWRLVGVLWSILAYAGSCLLQPSHCVLGAGKAIGSGVTTAAQRLLSFFWMILAAPVKAGKGLLWFLARGWYQLVSIMSLLNVFFLTRCVPKLWKLLLLLLPLLLLLLLWWWFPSTAALLAYLPAINLTEWRSTSRFAFFSDLAAVPAAVPATETPMEQAHVSPVSQATPILPPLTVHSGVDLERLERVEQQLALLWEKVQQRDQKQDQRHSDILGLYGSLREQLQSQNERESFQVWVSSLMEQRLGVLRGELEQESTNRAQSSEQQKQQQESQATRLSDLELLLKALATKTEEMQQKQQQYEDETKEQEKEAAVTAPSSVGVKQEDHDALLLEVQRLEAELSKIRVDLQGVAGCKGKCEQLDSLQETISNQVSSQLRKELQALFFGSGASAEQGEIPQSLIHWLSQRYVSTPDLQAALASIELSILKNISLQLEHSQAQTLDEAESRTRSIVQTVKGAVQHTSSTEGLSEEHVKLIVQNALKLYSQDRTGQVDYALESGGGSILSTRCSETYETKTALMSLFGLPLWYFSQSPRVVIQPDVYPGNCWAFKGSQGYLVIRLSLRILPTSFCLEHIPKALSPTGNITSAPRNFTVFGLDDEYQEEGTLLGHYTYEEDGESLQFFSVKEKNDKAFQIIEVRVLSNWGHPEYTCLYRFRVHGEPRPE
- the LOC124863368 gene encoding SUN domain-containing protein 1-like isoform X2, whose product is MSSSMSLSLSQIATPRQTLSFSAASTPMDSSRTTHESVRASDVSQLASAHEQSHLRQRRVTTTTTTTTVDGQWGQRSSHSSSNINGDASISKSGASLPNGYICKDCSFHTQKKTSHVTQSSSSSLSASLSSCQAAESSTDALSSVSSPYTSIYTRDRSQRNKTGVLMSVSNSCMRYSKKALAPIVSLVSVLYSSLVWLGTRTRFSGGKGHSSFCGSMNVKDLVTEDASHLNLNGSLCDDCKGKQYSESRTVVLTQTSRSWRLVGVLWSILAYAGSCLLQPSHCVLGAGKAIGSGVTTAAQRLLSFFWMILAAPVKAGKGLLWFLARGWYQLVSIMSLLNVFFLTRCVPKLWKLLLLLLPLLLLLLLWWWFPSTAALLAYLPAINLTEWRSTSRFAFFSDLAAVPAAVPATETPMEQAHVSPVSQATPILPPLTVHSGVDLERLERVEQQLALLWEKVQQRDQKQDQRHSDILGLYGSLREQLQSQNERESFQVWVSSLMEQRLGVLRGELEQESTNRAQSSEQQKQQQESQATRLSDLELLLKALATKTEEMQQKQQQYEDETKEQEKEAAVTAPSSVGVKQEDHDALLLEVQRLEAELSKIRVDLQGVAGCKGKCEQLDSLQETISNQVSSQLRKELQALFFGSGASAEQGEIPQSLIHWLSQRYVSTPDLQAALASIELSILKNISLQLEHSQAQTLDEAESRTRSIVQTVKGAVQHTSSTEGLSEEHVKLIVQNALKLYSQDRTGQVDYALESGGGSILSTRCSETYETKTALMSLFGLPLWYFSQSPRVVIQPDVYPGNCWAFKGSQGYLVIRLSLRILPTSFCLEHIPKALSPTGNITSAPRNFTVFGLDDEYQEEGTLLGHYTYEEDGESLQFFSVKEKNDKAFQIIEVRVLSNWGHPEYTCLYRFRVHGEPRPE